The following coding sequences are from one Achromobacter sp. B7 window:
- a CDS encoding tripartite tricarboxylate transporter substrate binding protein translates to MQRRNVVLGLCVAAATLAMPLTSGIAHAEDAYPSKPIRLIVPFPPGGTTDIVGRLFADKLGKELGQTVVVENRGGAGGSIGSAFVASSAPDGYVLGIATVSTHGINPAIYPNLPFDGEKDFTPISNLAAVPNIMTINPKVDAKNIADFIKLAKSQPGKLTYASAGNGSVSHMMGELFKMASGTDLMHVPYRGVGPALNDALAGQVDVMYDNLPSTLPHVQSGRLIAMAVASPKRVASLPNVPTFAEAGLPAVNDASWFGLVAPAKLPEPILAKLNAAVQKVSADADVKSRLEALGAEPAANSSADFGKQIAAEIAKNKRIAKEANVKID, encoded by the coding sequence ATGCAACGCCGTAACGTAGTACTGGGCCTGTGTGTCGCCGCCGCGACCCTGGCCATGCCGCTGACCTCGGGTATCGCGCACGCTGAAGACGCGTATCCCAGCAAGCCCATCCGCCTGATCGTTCCCTTCCCGCCCGGAGGCACCACCGACATCGTCGGCCGCCTGTTCGCGGACAAGCTGGGCAAGGAACTGGGCCAGACCGTCGTGGTGGAAAACCGCGGTGGCGCGGGCGGCTCGATCGGCAGCGCATTCGTTGCCAGCAGCGCACCGGACGGCTACGTCCTGGGCATCGCCACGGTCAGCACGCACGGCATCAACCCGGCCATCTACCCGAACCTGCCGTTCGATGGCGAGAAGGACTTCACGCCCATCTCGAACCTGGCCGCCGTGCCGAACATCATGACGATCAACCCCAAGGTTGACGCCAAGAACATCGCCGACTTCATCAAGCTGGCCAAGAGCCAGCCGGGCAAGCTGACGTACGCGTCGGCCGGCAACGGTTCGGTTTCGCACATGATGGGCGAACTGTTCAAGATGGCCTCGGGCACCGACCTGATGCACGTTCCGTACCGTGGCGTGGGCCCGGCGCTGAACGACGCGCTGGCCGGCCAGGTCGACGTCATGTATGACAACCTGCCGTCCACCCTGCCGCACGTGCAGTCCGGCCGCCTGATCGCCATGGCCGTGGCCTCGCCCAAGCGCGTGGCCAGCCTGCCCAACGTGCCCACGTTCGCCGAAGCCGGCCTGCCGGCTGTGAACGACGCGTCGTGGTTTGGCCTGGTTGCCCCGGCCAAGCTGCCGGAACCCATCCTGGCCAAGCTGAACGCCGCCGTGCAGAAGGTTAGCGCCGACGCCGACGTGAAGTCGCGCCTGGAAGCCCTGGGCGCCGAACCCGCCGCCAACAGCTCGGCCGACTTCGGCAAGCAGATCGCCGCTGAAATCGCCAAGAACAAGCGCATCGCCAAAGAAGCCAACGTGAAGATCGACTAA
- a CDS encoding LysR substrate-binding domain-containing protein, protein MRRFCPSLTDLQAFEVAARHSSFTRAAQELCVTQGAVSKQVKHLEEFVGVELFLRIRQGLVLTEAGRSYLTKVQAGLGQIEAATVELIAHQGQGGTLNLTCMPTFGARWLIPRLTAFMRLRPDIHVEFLPHRQGYDFSTPELDAAVRFGEGIWPGSGADYIVGRDIVPVCSPRLIPGGCPSPEALLAYPLLHHTSALEGWRDWFEQAGCDSRRSLEGARFDQYALLSQAAAAGFGVALIPRCLIEDELRDGKLAVAIKLPIRARMGYYLCYPEQKANLPTLQAFRAWLMEVSRAAEPQPNAEPAPEAASELK, encoded by the coding sequence ATGCGACGTTTCTGTCCCTCTTTAACGGATCTTCAAGCATTTGAAGTTGCCGCGCGGCACAGCAGCTTTACGCGGGCGGCTCAGGAATTGTGCGTCACGCAAGGCGCCGTCAGTAAACAGGTGAAACATCTGGAAGAGTTCGTAGGCGTTGAACTATTCCTGCGCATCAGGCAAGGCCTGGTGCTGACCGAGGCCGGCCGCAGTTATCTGACCAAGGTTCAGGCGGGCTTGGGCCAGATCGAAGCGGCCACCGTCGAGCTGATTGCGCATCAAGGGCAGGGCGGCACGTTGAACCTGACCTGTATGCCCACGTTTGGCGCGCGCTGGTTGATCCCGCGCCTGACGGCTTTCATGCGCTTGCGCCCCGACATCCACGTTGAATTCCTGCCGCACCGCCAGGGCTACGATTTTTCCACGCCTGAACTGGATGCCGCCGTGCGATTCGGCGAAGGCATCTGGCCGGGCAGTGGCGCCGACTACATCGTGGGCCGCGACATCGTGCCCGTGTGCAGCCCGCGCCTGATTCCGGGCGGCTGTCCATCGCCCGAGGCTCTGCTGGCGTATCCGCTGCTGCACCATACGTCGGCGCTGGAGGGTTGGCGCGATTGGTTCGAGCAAGCCGGCTGTGACAGCCGTCGCAGCCTGGAAGGCGCGCGCTTTGACCAGTACGCGCTGTTGTCGCAGGCCGCCGCCGCCGGTTTCGGCGTGGCGCTGATTCCGCGTTGCCTGATCGAAGACGAGTTGCGCGACGGCAAGCTGGCCGTGGCCATCAAACTGCCGATCCGCGCGCGCATGGGCTATTACCTGTGTTACCCCGAGCAGAAGGCCAACCTGCCGACCTTGCAGGCGTTTCGCGCCTGGCTGATGGAAGTGTCCCGGGCAGCAGAGCCGCAGCCCAACGCCGAGCCGGCGCCCGAAGCCGCGTCCGAACTAAAATAG
- the mnmA gene encoding tRNA 2-thiouridine(34) synthase MnmA, whose product MSQISTKKGRVVVGMSGGVDSSVTAWLLKQQGYEVVGLFMKNWEDDDDSEYCSTRQDLLDAASVADLVGVDFEFVNFAAEYKDRVFAEFLREYSAGRTPNPDVLCNAEIKFKAFLDHAMALGAEHIATGHYARVREVPAEAGGTQFQLLKALDASKDQSYFLHRLNQAQLSRTLFPLGEIHKTEVRRIAHEIGLHNAAKKDSTGICFIGERPFREFLNRYLPTEPGPILTPEGQQVGRHEGLSFYTLGQRKGLGVGGVKGRQREDGTAEAWYVARKDLERNILYVVQGHDHPWLLSGQLQAQDASWVAGHPPALAGYGAKTRYRQADAACRLDRAEGDTFALDFTDPQWAVTPGQSAVLYDGEVCLGGGIIL is encoded by the coding sequence ATGAGTCAAATATCCACCAAGAAAGGCCGCGTTGTCGTGGGCATGTCGGGCGGGGTCGATTCTTCGGTCACCGCATGGTTGCTCAAGCAACAAGGCTATGAAGTCGTCGGCCTGTTCATGAAGAACTGGGAAGACGACGACGATTCCGAATACTGCTCTACCCGCCAGGACTTGCTGGACGCCGCCAGCGTCGCGGACCTGGTTGGCGTGGACTTCGAGTTCGTCAACTTCGCCGCCGAATACAAAGACCGCGTGTTCGCCGAATTCCTGCGCGAATATTCCGCCGGCCGCACCCCCAACCCCGACGTGCTGTGCAATGCCGAAATCAAGTTCAAGGCATTTCTCGACCACGCCATGGCGCTGGGCGCCGAGCACATCGCCACGGGTCACTACGCCCGGGTGCGCGAAGTGCCGGCCGAGGCGGGCGGCACGCAGTTCCAGTTGCTCAAGGCCCTGGACGCGTCCAAGGATCAAAGCTACTTCCTGCACCGGCTGAACCAGGCGCAACTGTCGCGCACGCTGTTCCCCCTGGGCGAAATCCACAAGACCGAAGTGCGCCGCATCGCCCACGAGATCGGGCTGCACAACGCCGCCAAGAAGGATTCCACCGGCATCTGCTTCATTGGCGAGCGCCCGTTTCGCGAATTCCTGAACCGCTACCTGCCGACCGAGCCGGGCCCGATCCTGACGCCGGAAGGCCAGCAGGTGGGCCGCCACGAGGGGCTGTCCTTCTACACGCTGGGCCAGCGCAAGGGCCTGGGCGTGGGCGGCGTGAAGGGCCGCCAGCGCGAGGACGGCACGGCCGAGGCCTGGTACGTGGCGCGCAAGGACCTGGAACGCAACATCCTGTACGTGGTGCAGGGGCATGACCATCCCTGGCTGCTGTCCGGCCAGTTGCAGGCCCAGGACGCCAGCTGGGTGGCGGGCCATCCGCCCGCGCTTGCCGGCTACGGCGCCAAGACGCGTTACCGCCAGGCGGATGCAGCCTGCCGTCTGGATCGGGCTGAAGGCGATACGTTTGCGCTGGACTTCACCGACCCGCAATGGGCCGTCACGCCGGGCCAGTCGGCCGTGCTTTACGATGGCGAGGTTTGCCTGGGCGGTGGCATTATCCTGTAG
- a CDS encoding sulfite exporter TauE/SafE family protein: MDVSMVICLLVLGAVAGFAAGLLGIGGGMLLVPLLTMLFSWQGMPPELVVHAAIATSMTSILFTSISSVRAHQQRGTIKWNIVWAMAPGIIIGGLISGGAVFAALNTLWLSLFFALFVGYSGWSMLRNKKPKPARQMPGVVGTSAAGAGIGFLSGLVGAGGGFLSVPFMVWCNVALHNAVSTSAALGFPIALANSVGYVVSGLNEGATRPGMLGYIYWPALLALVCTSVLTAPLGARMAHRLPVQTLKRVFACLLFALAAYMLFKAWQTFAAQ, from the coding sequence GTGGATGTTTCGATGGTGATTTGCCTGCTGGTGCTGGGCGCGGTGGCCGGCTTTGCGGCGGGGCTGCTGGGAATCGGTGGCGGGATGCTGCTGGTGCCGCTGCTGACCATGTTGTTCTCTTGGCAGGGCATGCCGCCCGAACTGGTGGTGCACGCCGCCATCGCAACGTCAATGACGTCCATCCTGTTCACGTCGATCTCCAGCGTGCGGGCGCACCAGCAGCGCGGCACGATCAAATGGAACATCGTGTGGGCGATGGCGCCGGGCATCATCATCGGCGGGCTGATATCGGGCGGAGCGGTGTTCGCGGCCCTGAACACGCTGTGGCTGTCGCTGTTCTTTGCGCTGTTCGTCGGTTATTCCGGCTGGAGCATGCTGCGCAACAAGAAGCCCAAACCGGCTCGGCAGATGCCCGGCGTGGTGGGCACCAGCGCGGCGGGGGCGGGCATCGGTTTCCTGTCCGGGCTGGTCGGCGCGGGCGGCGGATTTCTGTCGGTCCCGTTCATGGTCTGGTGCAACGTGGCCTTGCACAACGCCGTGTCCACGTCGGCCGCGCTGGGTTTTCCCATTGCGCTGGCCAACAGCGTGGGTTACGTGGTGTCGGGCCTGAATGAAGGGGCGACGCGCCCCGGCATGCTGGGCTACATCTATTGGCCCGCGTTGCTGGCGCTGGTGTGCACCAGCGTATTGACCGCGCCGCTGGGCGCGCGGATGGCGCACCGCCTGCCGGTGCAGACCTTGAAGCGCGTGTTCGCATGCCTGCTTTTCGCCTTGGCGGCGTACATGCTGTTCAAGGCCTGGCAGACGTTCGCGGCGCAATAA
- a CDS encoding glutathione S-transferase, which produces MKLIGSLTSPYVRKVRIVMAEKKLDYRLELENVWSADTQIQTYNPLGKVPCLVMEDGGALFDSRVIVEYVDTLSPVARLIPQQGRDRAAVKCWEAIADGVLDACVAIVKENQRPEAQRSPEWIERQYGKIHASLDAMNKSLGDNAHCMGINYSLADIAVGCALGYLDLRFAALDWRANHLNLARLHDKLAQRQSFIDTAPKTA; this is translated from the coding sequence ATGAAACTGATCGGCTCGCTTACCAGTCCATACGTACGCAAAGTGCGTATCGTCATGGCCGAGAAAAAGCTGGACTACCGGCTTGAACTCGAAAACGTCTGGTCCGCCGACACGCAGATCCAAACGTACAACCCGCTGGGCAAAGTGCCCTGCCTGGTCATGGAAGATGGCGGCGCGCTGTTTGATTCGCGCGTCATCGTCGAGTACGTGGACACCTTGTCGCCCGTTGCCCGCCTGATTCCGCAACAGGGGCGTGACCGTGCCGCCGTCAAGTGCTGGGAGGCCATCGCCGATGGCGTCCTGGACGCCTGTGTCGCCATCGTCAAGGAAAACCAGCGCCCCGAGGCCCAGCGCAGCCCGGAATGGATCGAACGCCAATACGGCAAGATCCACGCCAGCCTGGACGCCATGAACAAAAGCCTGGGTGACAACGCCCACTGCATGGGCATCAACTACAGCTTGGCCGACATCGCCGTCGGCTGCGCGCTGGGCTACCTGGACTTGCGCTTCGCCGCGCTGGACTGGCGCGCCAACCACCTGAACCTGGCGCGCCTGCACGACAAGCTGGCGCAGCGGCAGTCATTTATCGACACCGCGCCCAAGACCGCCTGA
- the purB gene encoding adenylosuccinate lyase has product MQIADQLSQLNALSPLDGRYASRSDALRGLLSEAGFMAHRVEVEVAWLVALSDAGLPELPAFSQAARQRLQQLVQDFSEADAGRIKDIERVTNHDVKAVEYWLKEKVADDAELARAAEFIHFACTSEDINNTSHALMLSRARDQVVVPRLRELAAKLNDMAVAQADQPMLSRTHGQPASPTTLGKEFANVAARLNRAIAAVEAVEPLAKLNGATGNYNAHLSAYPEIDWPAFSQRVLAGLGLTQNRHTIQIEPHDWMSALFDAITRANIIVLDLDRDVWGYVALGYFKQRLKEGEVGSSTMPHKVNPIDFENSEGNLGLANAVLRHLADKLPISRWQRDLTDSTVLRNLGVGLGYCLVAWDACMRGLGKLEVNTAAIDADIDACWEVLAEPVQTVMRRYGLPQPYEQLKALTRGKGITEEALREFIQGLALPEEPKARLLAMTPRSYIGLAAELARAV; this is encoded by the coding sequence ATGCAAATCGCCGACCAGTTGAGCCAACTTAATGCCCTTTCGCCATTGGATGGCCGTTACGCTTCCCGGAGCGACGCGCTGCGCGGCCTGCTGTCCGAAGCCGGCTTCATGGCGCATCGCGTCGAAGTCGAGGTGGCCTGGCTGGTCGCCCTGTCCGACGCCGGCCTGCCCGAGCTGCCCGCCTTTTCGCAGGCCGCCCGCCAGCGCCTGCAACAGCTGGTGCAGGATTTTTCGGAAGCCGATGCCGGCCGCATCAAGGACATCGAACGCGTCACCAACCATGACGTGAAGGCCGTTGAGTACTGGCTGAAGGAAAAAGTGGCCGACGACGCCGAGTTGGCGCGCGCCGCCGAATTCATCCACTTCGCCTGCACCTCGGAAGATATCAACAACACCTCGCACGCGTTGATGCTGTCGCGCGCCCGCGATCAGGTGGTGGTGCCGCGCCTGCGCGAACTGGCCGCCAAGCTGAACGACATGGCCGTGGCGCAAGCCGACCAGCCGATGCTGTCGCGTACGCACGGCCAGCCGGCCAGCCCCACCACGCTGGGCAAGGAGTTTGCCAACGTGGCCGCGCGCCTGAATCGCGCCATTGCCGCTGTCGAAGCCGTTGAACCGCTGGCCAAGCTGAACGGCGCCACCGGCAACTACAACGCCCACCTGTCGGCCTACCCGGAAATCGATTGGCCCGCCTTCAGCCAGCGCGTGCTGGCCGGCCTGGGCCTGACCCAGAACCGCCATACCATCCAGATCGAACCGCACGACTGGATGTCGGCCCTGTTCGACGCCATCACCCGCGCCAACATCATCGTGCTGGATCTGGACCGCGACGTCTGGGGTTATGTGGCGTTGGGCTACTTCAAGCAGCGCCTGAAGGAAGGCGAGGTCGGTTCGTCGACCATGCCGCACAAGGTCAACCCGATCGACTTCGAAAACTCCGAAGGCAACCTGGGCCTGGCCAATGCCGTGCTGCGCCACCTGGCCGACAAGCTGCCAATCTCGCGCTGGCAGCGCGACCTGACCGACTCCACCGTGCTGCGCAACCTGGGCGTGGGCCTGGGCTATTGCCTGGTGGCGTGGGACGCCTGCATGCGCGGCCTGGGCAAGCTGGAAGTGAACACGGCAGCCATCGACGCCGACATCGATGCTTGCTGGGAAGTGCTGGCCGAGCCGGTGCAAACGGTGATGCGCCGCTACGGTCTGCCGCAGCCTTACGAACAACTCAAGGCATTGACGCGCGGCAAGGGCATTACCGAAGAAGCGCTGCGCGAATTCATCCAGGGCCTGGCGTTGCCGGAAGAACCCAAGGCCCGCCTGTTGGCAATGACCCCCCGTTCGTACATCGGACTGGCCGCCGAGCTGGCCCGGGCGGTATAG
- a CDS encoding cytochrome c: MQKLSTLVALACMTVAPLLATTASAQFAKPEDAVKYRQSALTLMASHFGRMTPVVKGQAPYDAAQIKANVEVLKTLSALPWTAFGPGTEGGDARPEIWSDAAGFKQKQQAFQDNIVKLSAAADSGDLDKLRAAFGDVGASCKACHDSYRKKK; this comes from the coding sequence ATGCAAAAGTTGTCCACGCTAGTCGCGTTGGCCTGTATGACCGTGGCGCCGTTGCTCGCGACGACCGCCTCGGCACAGTTCGCCAAGCCCGAAGACGCGGTCAAGTACCGCCAATCGGCGTTGACGCTGATGGCCTCGCACTTTGGTCGCATGACGCCGGTGGTCAAGGGTCAGGCGCCTTACGACGCCGCGCAGATCAAGGCCAACGTCGAAGTGCTCAAGACCTTGTCGGCGTTGCCGTGGACGGCTTTCGGGCCGGGAACGGAAGGCGGTGATGCTCGCCCCGAAATCTGGAGCGACGCTGCCGGCTTCAAGCAAAAGCAACAAGCCTTCCAGGACAATATCGTCAAGTTATCGGCAGCTGCTGATTCCGGCGACCTGGACAAGCTGCGTGCGGCCTTCGGCGATGTGGGCGCCAGCTGCAAGGCTTGCCACGACTCGTACCGCAAGAAGAAGTAA
- a CDS encoding cytochrome b/b6 domain-containing protein — MQNNRLAVRIWDLPTRLFHWALVVCIVGAFVSVKLGGLYMDWHVRFGCTALGLIIFRLLWGIVGPRYARFATFVRGPGAVAKYLKGAAAPAGHNPLGALSVLALLLVIGFQAVSGLFTTDDIMMQGPLFGYVSADTASTLTSWHKLNEWVIIGLIALHLVAVAWYALVRRKRLVRSIITGDVDAKDLPAGTPPAQDGFAVWLRALLLGACVTGLVLWIRSLEIMADMSFS; from the coding sequence ATGCAGAACAATCGACTCGCGGTACGGATCTGGGACCTTCCCACCCGCCTCTTTCACTGGGCGCTAGTCGTCTGTATTGTCGGCGCGTTCGTCAGCGTCAAGCTGGGCGGCCTGTATATGGACTGGCACGTGCGCTTTGGCTGTACGGCGCTGGGCCTGATTATCTTCCGCCTGTTATGGGGCATCGTCGGCCCGCGCTACGCGCGCTTTGCCACGTTCGTGCGCGGCCCCGGCGCGGTGGCCAAATACCTCAAGGGCGCCGCCGCGCCCGCCGGACATAATCCGCTGGGCGCCCTGTCGGTACTGGCGCTGCTGCTGGTCATCGGCTTTCAAGCCGTCAGCGGCTTGTTCACCACCGACGACATCATGATGCAAGGGCCTTTGTTCGGTTACGTCAGCGCCGACACCGCCAGCACCCTGACGTCGTGGCACAAGCTGAACGAGTGGGTAATCATCGGCCTGATCGCGCTGCACCTGGTGGCGGTTGCCTGGTACGCGCTGGTGCGCCGCAAGCGCCTGGTGCGATCCATCATCACGGGCGATGTCGACGCCAAGGACCTGCCCGCCGGGACGCCGCCCGCACAGGACGGTTTCGCCGTGTGGTTGCGCGCACTGCTGCTGGGCGCCTGCGTGACGGGCCTGGTGCTGTGGATACGGTCACTGGAAATCATGGCCGACATGTCGTTTTCGTAA
- a CDS encoding GNAT family N-acetyltransferase, producing the protein MIRLAHSCDLTRLADIERSAAQRFLGTDMAWAADGDTLPLDTLRQALAAGLLWVAVDGERLCGFALAMPLDGDLYLAEMSVAMPEQGRGLGRALMRAVLDHARQADRYRAVVLTTDLHLPWNAPFYRRLGFDVVAPSYSSGLQARLQAEAAAGFDPARRCAMAYPLAQRPVQR; encoded by the coding sequence ATGATTCGACTTGCCCATTCTTGCGACCTGACCCGCCTGGCCGACATCGAACGCTCCGCCGCCCAACGCTTTCTTGGCACGGACATGGCGTGGGCCGCCGACGGCGACACCTTGCCGTTGGACACGTTGCGTCAGGCCCTGGCCGCTGGCCTGCTGTGGGTTGCCGTGGACGGCGAGCGGCTGTGTGGTTTTGCGCTGGCCATGCCGCTTGATGGCGACCTCTACCTGGCTGAAATGTCCGTGGCCATGCCCGAGCAGGGGCGCGGTCTTGGGCGCGCATTGATGCGGGCGGTGCTGGATCACGCTCGGCAGGCGGACCGCTACCGCGCCGTCGTGCTGACCACCGACCTGCATCTGCCCTGGAATGCGCCGTTTTATCGACGGCTGGGCTTTGACGTAGTGGCGCCGTCGTATTCGTCCGGCTTGCAGGCGCGCTTGCAAGCAGAAGCCGCTGCGGGCTTTGACCCCGCGCGCCGCTGTGCGATGGCTTATCCCTTGGCGCAACGGCCCGTCCAGCGGTGA
- a CDS encoding DUF3053 family protein produces the protein MSLWRAGLMVLATASLLFATACVNKEPQERAAFIQLLQARVNNDALLPLPALSKAEKEAVGDYADAYEVITDFQQKMAKSAQDMHAVLELETIRSVGEIVQRQSGFEAARKTLADSAGRLEDARAKADSARAKLELPADLAPVYDGVYDEAVTGPATELMRSASKMDSVARDALGVGAFVAANAADIQLVDDQARVATPTLQQELNLRLQGLNAQSDALTQARRTILLAARRGE, from the coding sequence ATGTCACTGTGGCGAGCCGGCCTGATGGTTCTGGCAACGGCGTCGCTGTTGTTCGCAACGGCGTGCGTCAACAAAGAGCCCCAGGAGCGCGCGGCGTTCATCCAGCTGCTGCAAGCGCGGGTCAATAACGATGCGCTGCTGCCCCTGCCCGCCCTGAGCAAGGCGGAAAAGGAAGCGGTGGGCGATTACGCCGACGCCTACGAAGTCATCACCGACTTCCAGCAGAAAATGGCCAAGTCGGCCCAGGACATGCACGCAGTGCTTGAGTTGGAAACGATCCGATCCGTCGGTGAAATCGTCCAGCGTCAAAGCGGTTTCGAGGCCGCGCGCAAGACGCTTGCCGACAGCGCCGGCCGGCTTGAGGACGCCCGCGCGAAGGCGGACAGCGCACGCGCCAAATTGGAATTGCCGGCGGATCTGGCGCCGGTGTATGACGGCGTGTATGACGAGGCCGTGACCGGGCCCGCCACCGAGCTCATGCGGTCGGCTTCCAAAATGGATTCGGTGGCGCGCGATGCGCTGGGCGTTGGGGCCTTTGTGGCCGCCAATGCCGCCGATATACAGCTGGTGGACGACCAGGCGCGCGTGGCGACGCCCACTCTGCAACAGGAACTGAACCTGCGCCTGCAAGGCCTGAACGCACAGTCGGACGCCTTGACCCAGGCTCGCCGGACGATCCTGTTGGCCGCGCGGCGCGGCGAGTGA
- a CDS encoding AI-2E family transporter gives MSQSPSLHYRTFLLLLVVVSIAFGWLLWPFYGAVFWGAILAIIFGPLQRRLVKRMGGRRNLSALITLLGVLLLVILPLVAITGSLVREGANLYQSIKSGELNFGAYFQQAMAALPPSVHDVLARFDLADIPSLQEKLSAGAMQASQFLATQALSIGQDTFQFVISFGIMLYLLFFLLRDGPELSARIKRAMPLSDAHKQHLFRKFTTVVRATVKGNIAVAAAQGALGGIIFSILSIQGALLWGVIMGFLSLLPAIGAGLIWAPVAIYFLLTGAVVKGAVLIAFGVLVIGMVDNVLRPILVGKDTKMPDYVVLISTLGGMALFGLNGFVIGPLIAALFMACWDLFSPTDNTLEQQDKLPVAPPK, from the coding sequence ATGAGCCAATCACCCAGCTTGCACTACAGAACCTTTCTGCTCCTGCTCGTGGTGGTCTCCATCGCGTTCGGCTGGCTGTTGTGGCCTTTCTACGGCGCCGTTTTCTGGGGTGCCATTCTTGCCATCATCTTTGGACCCTTGCAGCGCCGTCTGGTCAAGCGCATGGGCGGGCGGCGCAATCTGTCCGCGCTGATCACATTGCTGGGCGTGTTGCTGTTGGTCATTCTGCCGTTGGTGGCGATTACCGGGTCCCTGGTTCGCGAAGGCGCCAACCTGTACCAGAGCATCAAGTCCGGCGAACTGAATTTCGGCGCCTATTTCCAGCAAGCCATGGCGGCGTTGCCGCCTTCCGTGCATGACGTGCTGGCGCGCTTCGATCTGGCCGATATTCCCAGCTTGCAAGAAAAACTCAGCGCCGGCGCGATGCAGGCCAGCCAGTTCCTTGCGACCCAGGCGCTGAGCATCGGGCAGGACACGTTCCAGTTCGTCATCAGCTTCGGCATCATGCTGTACCTGCTGTTCTTCCTGCTGCGTGACGGGCCAGAGCTGTCGGCGCGCATCAAGCGCGCCATGCCGCTTAGCGACGCGCACAAGCAACATCTGTTCCGCAAGTTCACGACCGTGGTGCGCGCCACCGTCAAGGGCAACATCGCGGTGGCGGCCGCGCAGGGCGCGCTGGGCGGCATTATCTTTTCGATTCTGTCGATCCAGGGCGCGCTGCTGTGGGGCGTGATCATGGGGTTTTTGTCGCTGCTGCCGGCCATCGGGGCAGGCCTGATCTGGGCGCCCGTCGCGATCTACTTCCTGCTGACCGGCGCCGTGGTCAAGGGCGCGGTGCTGATCGCATTCGGGGTGCTGGTCATCGGCATGGTCGACAACGTGCTGCGACCCATCCTGGTGGGCAAGGACACGAAGATGCCCGACTACGTGGTGCTGATTTCCACGTTGGGCGGCATGGCCCTGTTCGGGCTGAATGGCTTTGTGATCGGGCCGCTGATCGCCGCGCTGTTCATGGCGTGCTGGGACCTTTTTTCGCCCACCGACAACACGCTTGAGCAGCAAGACAAGCTGCCGGTGGCGCCGCCGAAATAA